AAACCGCGCCGGGACCGCTGACGGTCGGCGCCGACGGCGTATTCATCCCCGGGCTTGGTTGCAGCCTCTGGATCCGCGGGTAGCCAAGTAACAAGTATCAGGTAACAAGTAACAAACAGGAGAGGCTCCGGCCATTTCCTGTTATTTGAGGGTTTGAGACCTGCTACTTCCCCGGCCGACGGCCGGGGAGCTCTGTTTATTACGCAAATATTGGCCACTGCTGTGCGCCGGCCGGCACATTTTGAGCATCGCTCTTGCCAAAGCTCCCGGCGCTCCCTTCATTGGCCTTTCTTAACGTCCACCAACCCACACCCAACATGGCTGTCAAAGTAGCAATCAATGGTTTCGGCCGCATCGGCCGCCTCGTTTTCCGCGCGCTGGTCGAGCAGGGTCTGCTCGGCACCAAGCTCGATGTCGTCGCCGTCGGCGATATCGTCCCCGCCGACAACCTGGCTTACCTCCTCAAATACGACTCCACCCAGGGCCGCTTCCAAGGCACCGTGTCGTCCAAGAAGTCCGCTGCCGACAAGGCCGAGGACGATGTGCTGGTGGTCAACGGCAAGGATATCCTCGTCGTGAGCGCCAAGTCCCCCGCCGAACTCCCCTGGGCCAAGCTGGGCGTCGATCTCGTGATCGAGTCCACCGGCCTGTTCACCGAGGCCGAGAAGGCCAAGGGCCACATCACCGCGGGCGCCAAGAAGGTCATCATTTCCGCTCCGGCCAAGGGCGAGGACATCACCGTCGTGCTCGGCGTGAACGACGACAAGCTCGACCTCAGCAAGCACACCATCATCTCCAACGCCTCCTGCACCACGAACTGCCTCGCGCCGGTCGTGAAAGTGCTGCTCCAGGAGGGCTTCGGCATCGAGGAAGGCCTCATGACGACCATTCATTCCTACACCGCCACGCAGAAGACCGTGGACGGCCCGTCCAAGAAGGACTGGAAGGGTGGCCGTTCCGCCGCCATCAACATCATCCCGTCCACGACCGGCGCCGCCAAGGCCACCGCGCTCGTGTGCCCCGAGGTGAAGGGCAAGCTCACCGGCATGTCCTTCCGCGTGCCGACCCCGACCGTCTCGGTCGTGGACCTCACCGTCCGCACCACCAAGGAGACCTCCTACAAGGAGATCTGCGAGGCCATGAAGAAGGCCAGCGAGACCTACCTGAAGGGCATCCTCGCCTACACCTCCGACGAGGTCGCCTCCAGCGACTTCATCCACGACAAGCACTCGTCGATCTTCGATGCCGGCTCCGGCATCGAGCTCAACAGCAAGTTCTTCAAGCTCGTCAGCTGGTATGACAACGAGTGGGGCTATTCCAACCGCGTCGTCGAGCTGACCCAGAAGATCGCCGCCAAGCTCTGATAATTTAATAATCCGGCCACGGATAGCACGGATGCCCACGGATAAAGATTCATCTTCATCCGTGCCATTCGTGTCATCCGTGGCTTCTTTTTTCCTCCCTCCTTCCCATGGCTAAGTTCAAATCCATCCGCGACCTTTCGCTCGCCGGCAAACGCGTGTTCATCCGCGTGGACTTCAACGTCCCGCAAGACAAGGCCTCCGGCGCCATCACCAACAACGCCCGCATCGTCGCGGCGCTGCCGACGATCAAATACGCCCTCGAGCAGGGTGCGGCCGTCGTCCTCGCCAGCCACCTCGGCCGGCCCGATGGCAAGAAGATCGCCAAGTTTTCCCTGAAGCCCGTCGCCGACGAACTCGCCAAGCTGCTCGGCCAGCCGGTGAAGTTCCTCGATGACTGCGTCGGACCCGCGGTCGAAGCCGCCTGCGCCGCCGGTGCGCTCAAGGCCGGCGACGTCGTGCTCCTCGAGAACCTGCGCTTCCACATCGAGGAGGAGGGCAAGGTGAAGGAGAAGCAGGCCGACGGCTCCGAGAAGTCCATCAAGGCCGATCCGAAGAACGTCGAGGCCTTCCGCGCCTCGCTCTCCAAGCTGGCCGACGTTTACGTGAACGACGCCTTCGGCACCGCGCACCGCGCGCACAGCTCGATGGTCGGTGTGCTGCTCAAGGACAAGGCTGCCGGTTTCCTGATGGAGGCCGAGCTGAAGGCCTTCGCCAAGGTCATCGAGACGCCCGCCCGCCCGCTGCTCGCCATCCTCGGCGGTGCGAAAATCGCCGACAAGATTCCGCTCATCAACAACCTGCTCGAGAAGTCCGACGAGATCATCATCGGCGGCGGCATGTCTTTCACGTTCAAGAAAGTTCTCGAGAACATGGAGATCGGCACCTCGCTCTTCGATCCTGAGGGTGCCAAGATCGCCAAGGAACTCTTCGACAAGGCCAAGGCCAAGGGCGTGAAGATCACGTTGCCCGTGGACTTCGTCACCGCCGACCGTTTCCCGGGTTCGCCCGCTGACATCGCCGCCGTGCAGACCGGCGTGGCCGACGACAAGTCGGGCATCCCGGCCGGCTGGATGGGCCTCGATGCCGGTCCGAAGTCGCGCGAGCTGTTCGCGCAGGTCATCGGCCGGGCGAAGACGATCATCTGGAACGGCCCTCCGGGCGTGTTCGAGGTCGAGAAGTTCGCCGAGGGCACCAAGGCCATGGCGGCCGCGTTCGCGAAGGCGACCGAAGCCGGCGCGGTCACCGTGGTGGGCGGCGGCGACACCGCCACCGCGGCCAAGAAGTGCAAGATCGTGGACAAGGTCACCCACTGCTCTACCGGCGGCGGCGCCAGCCTCGAACTCCTCGAAGGCAAGGTGCTCCCCGGCGTGGCGTTCCTGGAAACCTAATCCCCGCAACCCGTCATTCTGAGCGAAGCGAAGAATCCAAGATTACGTCCGCAAGCGCGCATCCCCTTGGATCCTTCGCTGCGCTCAGGATGACAAACAAAGCTTAATAAAATGATTCGCAGAAAACTCATCGCTGGTAACTGGAAGATGAACAAGACCGCCGCCGACGGCGTCGCGCTCATCAAGGACATCACGGCCGAGATCGGCCGGCTCGGCTCGGTGGACATCGTCGTTTGCCCGCCGTTCACCGCGCTCGAAAGCGCCGCAAAGGCCCTCGAAGGTCAGAGCGTGAAGCTTGGCGCGCAGAACATGCATCCCGAGAAGAGCGGCGCCTACACCGGCGAAGTCTCCGCCGAAATGCTCCGCAGCCTGTTCGTGTCGCACGTCATCCTCGGTCACAGCGAACGTCGCACCTACTTCGCCGAGACCGACGCCTTCATCAACAAGAAGGTCGTGGCCTCGCTGGCCAACCAGCTGAAGCCCATCCTCTGCGTCGGCGAGACCCTCGCCGAGCGCGAGGCGGGCCAGACGCTGGCCGTCGTGCAGAAGCAGACTGAGGGCGGTCTTGCCGGCGTCACCGCCGAGCAGATCACCAACGTCGTCATCGCCTATGAGCCCGTCTGGGCCATCGGCACCGGCAAAGTCGCCACGACCGCGCAGGCGCAGGAAGTTCACGCGTTCATCCGCGACCTCCTCACCAAGCTCTACGGCGCCCCGCTGGCCCAGAAGATCCGCATCCTCTACGGCGGTTCGATGAAGCCCTCCAACGCCCCCGAGTTGCTTGCCGAGAAGGACATCGACGGCGGTCTGATTGGCGGCGCCTCCCTCGAGGCCCGGTCGTTCATCGATCTGGTCAAGGCGGCTGACGCGGCCAAGTAAGTTGAGTCCAAGCCAGATCCTTTCCCATGCCGGGACGCGCGAGCGCCCCGGCATTTTTTTGCCCCAATTGGTTCAGCCGCCGTTCCGGTATTCCGCCAGCAACGCGGCGACCGGGGCGTGCAGGGTTTCCGGATCAAGCTGACCGGTGAGCTGTTCGATCAGCCCGACGGCAGCGGAATCATCGCGTGTGTCCAGCGTCGCGTGCAGCGCCGCATAAAGGGCCATCTGGCGGGCGCCGTCGGCAAGGTCGCCCCGGGCCTTGTGGTCGTAAAGCGTGGCGGTTTCCGCGAGCAAGGATGCGTAGGCCAGGCATTTCTCGCGCGCGACTGCGGGCGTTTCGTTGCGACTCAGGGCGGCAATCTGGTCCGCCAGGTCGAGACGGAGAAATTCCGTCGGGGGAAGGGGGAAGAGTTTTTCCTGGAGGTGAAACGACAGCAGCAGGGCCTCCTCGAGTTCGCGTTCGTTGCGGCGGCTGGCGAGCCGGGCGATGAACTGGCGCAACAGGTCGAGCTGCCGCAGTATGTAATCCTGCCGGATGCCGGCCATGTTAGTTGAGGCGGCTGGCCATCGACTCGATCAGCGCGGCGAGGAACTTCTGGTCGCCGGGCAGGGAGCGCAGGGCGGCGAGGGCGGCATCGGTTTGCTCGCGCGCGAATTTCCGCGAGGCGTCGAGGCCGTGCAGTTTGACATAGGTTGTCTTGCCGGCCTTGGCGTCCTTGCCGGCGGTCTTGCCGAGCGTGGCGGTGTCGGCCGTGGCGTCGAGGACGTCGTCCACGATCTGGAAGGCGAGGCCAAGGTGCCGGCCGGTGGTCCGGAGACCGTCGAGCTGCGCGTCGGTGGCCCCGCCGCAAAGTCCGCCGGCCACGAGCGAGACCACGATCATGGCCGCGGTTTTGTTGAGGTGGATGAACTCGAGTTCCTCGGCGGTGGCGTTCGTTTTCTTTTCCGCCAGCAGGTCCTCCATCTGGCCGCCGACGAGACGCTCGCTGCCGGCGGCCTCGGCGATTTCCCGGGTGAGGGCGGCCGCCAGCCCAGGCTGGCCGGCATAGTGGCGGCCGATGAGTTGAAAGGCGAAGGTGAGCAATGAGTCACCGGCGAGCAGGGCCGTGGCCTCGTCAAACTGCTTGTGCGTGGTCGGACGTCCCCGGCGCAGGTCATCATTGTCCATGCAGGGCAGATCGTCGTGCACCAGGGAGTAGGTGTGGATGCATTCGATCGCGACGGCCGCGGCCAAGGCATCGTGCCGGGCGCCGAAGAGGTCTGAGGCGGCGAGCACCAGCACCGGGCGCAGGCGCTTGCCGCCGCCCAGCAGGGCGTAGCGCATGGCCTCATGCAGGCGGGCAGGCCGCGTGGTGCCCGGGGGCAGCAGGCGGTCGAGGCCTTGCTCGGCCCGGTCGCGGTAGGCTTGGAATTGCGCGGCGAAATCCATAGCGGGACGGCAATTTCCGCCCGGGAAGGGACCTTGGCAAACGGATTGTTAACCGCGAGTTGCGGCCAGAACAGACTCGCCTTGCGGCCGGGCAGGCTTTCTATCAGCCGTATTCGCGATGCCCACCTACGAATACGTCTGCACCAAATGCGGCCATGAGCTGGAAGCCTTTCAGTCCATGAAGGACGCTCCGCTTGCGAAGTGCCCGGCCTGCCAGAAGGCCAGCCTGAAGCGCAAGATCGGCGGCGGAGCCGGCCTCATTTTCAAGGGCACGGGTTTCTACATCACCGACTACAAGAAGCCCGGCGCCAAGAACGAGGCTGCGGCTGAGAAAGCGGCCGCCTCCAAGACTTCCGACAGCAAACCGGCGGCCACCGCCGCTGCCAAATAACCCCGTCCCCGCCATGGCTGAGAACAAGAAAATCGAGAAAGCCCTCTATGGTCCCAGTGCAACCGAGGTAGCGCTGGGTGCGCTGCTCGGCCTCTTGGTCGGCGTATTTGCCGCCTGTGTTTATCTGGTGCTCAAGCCGGTATCGACCGTGAAGGAGATGCCCAAGGAGCCAATCCGCGGCATGCTCTACTACATCGCCGGCAGCGATTCCACGGCCAAGGGCCGCACCTGGTCCGCCAAACAGAAGCAGTTCATCGCCGGCACCTCGGTCACCCTCGTCGAGGAGGAACTCAACGCCTGGGCCACCGGCACGTTCACCGCGGCCCCCAAGCCCGCGGCGGCCGGGGCGAAGGCGGAGGAGGCCAAGGCCACCGACAATGGGATTTTTCAGCCCGGCACGCCCAACTTCAAGTTCGTCAACGGCAAGCTTCAGATCGGCACCAAGTGCGTGCTGAACTGGTATGGTCTCACCACGGAGGTCATGGTGATCTCGACCGGTGTATTCGAGCGTTCCGGTGATCGTTTCGTGTTCAAGGCCGAGACCCTGCACCTGGGCTCCTGTCCCCTGCATCTGCTGCCCTCGCTCTCCGGTCCGCTTTTCGACCACTTGGTGGGCAAGAAGAAGACTCCCGATGACATCAAGTCGGCTTGGGTGAAGCTGGGCGACGTCGTCATCGAGGGCACCACGCTCAAGCTGAGTTTCCAGTGACCCTGCGTCGCCCAGCCGGCGGACGGCAGGCCGGCCGAGGCAGGCCGGCGGCATTAGCGGCGGGCGGCTGATTATCCGGTGTCGAAGAACCTGAAGAACATCAGCACGGTCGCCGGGGCGACGGTGGTATCACGAGTTCTTGGTTTGGTCCGCGAGATCGCGATCACCGCCGTGTTTGGCACCGGGGCGCTGGCCTCGGCCTACACCTCGGCATTCACGCTGCCCAATCTGTTCCGCCGGCTCCTCGGCGAGGGGGCCCTGACCGCGGCCTTCGTGCCGACGCTCGCGCACGAACTGGAACACCGGCAGCGTCCTGCGGCCTTCGCCCTCGTCAACAAGGTCATCAGCTGGCTGCTGCTGGTCACCTGCGGGGTCGTGGCGCTGGCGATGCTTTCTTTGTTCGGCATCAGTGCCGGGCTGCAGACGTCGGGCGGAGTGCAGTCTGTCTCGGATACCGTGCAGCGCTGGGTGCTGGGCGCGGACCTCGCAGTGATTTTGTTCCCCTACATGATCGTCGTATGCCTGGCCGCGGCCTTCAGCGCGGCCTGCCAGGTGCTCGGGCGTTTCACCGAGCCGGCGTGGTCCCCGGTGTGGCTGAATCTGGCGATCCTGGCCTCGCTGGGCCTGGGCGGCTGGTGGGCCTGGGGCGATCGCGAGCGGATGCATCTGCTGTGCGCCGGCGTGCTGACTGGCGGATTTCTGCAAATGGCGGTGCCGGCGTGGGTGCTGTGGCAGGAGGGCTGGCGGCCGGCGTTTGATCTGCGGTCGGACGATCGCGTGCGCGAGATTGCGCGGCTGATGGGACCCACGGTCATCGGCTCGGCGGTTTACCTGGTCAACATGGCGGTCTCCCGCTTCCTCGGGCTGTCTCTGAACGAGAGCGCGGCGATGGTGCTCAATCTCGCCACCCGCGTCATGGAACTGCCGATCGGGATTTTTACCGCGGCCATCGCGACCGTGGTGTTCCCGCTGATTGCGCGCCATGCGGCGAAGTCTGACTGGGTGCAGCTGGGCGCGGACTACCACAAGGGGCTGCGCCTCGTGCTCGTGATCAACGTGCCGGCGGGCGTGGGACTGGCCCTGCTCAGCGAGCCCGTCACCCGGCTGCTGTTTGAGCGCGGCGCCTTTACGGCCGGGGATACCCGGATCATGACGCCGATTCTGGCGGCCTGCGCGCTGGGGCTGCCGTTTCTCTCCTTCACGACCGTGGCCCTGCGCGGATTCTACGCCCTGAAGGACACGGTCACGCCGGTGCGGGCTGCGATGCTGAGTTTTGTGGTCAACGTGGTGGGGAGCATTCTGCTCATGCGATGGTTTTCCACCATGGGTCTGGCGCTGGCCGGGAACCTGGCGGTGCTGGCCCAGGGATGGTATCTCCAGAGGAAATTGGCGCAGCGCTTGCCAGCGCTGGGCTTTGCGCCGGTGCTGCCGAGCCTGGGAAAAATTCTGCTGGCGAGCCTTCTCATGGGGGTGGCGGTCTGGGGCGGAGCTTGGGCGCTCGGACGGGTCACGCTGCCTGCCCGCCTGCATGACGTGCTCGTGGTCAGCGCGTTGATTCCGTTGGCCGTGGCCGTTTACGCCGGCTTGCTCTGGTTGCTGAAGATTGAAGGCCGGGAAGAGCTGGCCGGTCTCCTGCGGCGCGTGCGCGATAGAAAGACATGAGCCCAGTCAGCATCACGCTCAATTCAGCGGCCCGCCGCTACGAGGCGGTCGTGGACGGGCATTTGTCCGTGTGTGAATTCGAGGATGGGGAAGGCCGGCGTATTTTCACCCATACGTTGGTGCCGCCGGAACTCCGCGGGAGGGGGATCGCCGAGCAGTTGGTGCGAAGGGCGCTGGCCGACGCGCGCGCGGCCGGCCGCAAGGTGGTGCCGGCGTGCAGCTATGTGGCGCACTTCATCGCGCGCCATCGCGAGTATCAGGACCTTCTGGTGGAGTGAACCAGCTAGACTGCGGGTGTCAGGGCGGCCACGCGTTCCTGGAGGGCATCGAGCACGAGGCGTGCGGCCGTGGCCGGCGGGACCCGGTCAGTATTGATCACCAGGTCGTAGGCATGCGGGTCGTTGATGTCCTGCTCGAAGTTCGTGCGCACATGGCGCTCGCGCGCCTGGTCGTTTTCGGTGATGAAGGCCTCAGCCGCGGCGCGGTCGGATTGACGGATCTCCTGGGCGCGCCGGATGCGCGACTCGCGGGGAGCAACGAGGCGAAGATGCAGGCCGGCGGGCAGATCCCGGGTGATCAGGTGGGCGGCCCGGCCCGAGATGATCACATGGCCGAGTTCGGCAAAACGGTGGATGGCCTCCGCGACCCGGTGCTCGAGTTCCCACAGGGGCGGATGCAGGCCGACAATTTCACCGATCAGGCCCTTGATTTCCGGCAACCGGTCCTCGGGCAGGTAGTCGGCGAGCCGTTCCGGCAAGTTGTGGTGGTTCAAGGCGTGGTGCAGCAGATCCTTGTCGAGAAACATCCAGCTGCGCCCTTCCTGCCCGAGGTGTGCGTCGAGCAGGGGAATCAAGTGTTTCCCCAAGGTGGTGGCGCCGGCGCAGGTTTCGCGGGAGAGCGTGATAAATGGACGGGGTTCCGTGCCCGTGAGGGCGGCAAAGCGGGCATGCGGGGTCTTCAGCCGCGCGTGCAGGATGGTCAATCCGTGTTGCAGGTAGGGATGGGTTGTCATGGCGAGACGGGGTTGGGGCGGGGGCCGAAAGCGGCCGGAGAGACATCCCGGGGAACCGGGTTCCCTCTTGGCATAGAATACGCCTGGAGAAGCCGACCCGCTATGGGAAATGCTGCGCATCCCTTGGGTCAATCCGTGCGGATTCTGGCACGCATCCCGATGTGCGGGCATGAAAAAACCCGCAGCTTGGGGCTGCGGGTCGGGAGGAATGGAAGGGAATCAGGCCTTCTGCACGAGGCCGGCCTTGATGGCCTTGACCGAGACCCACATGCGCTTGGTGCCACCGTTGGGGAGCTTGACCTTGATCCACTGCAGGTTCGGGCGGAACTTGCGGGGGGTCTTGCTCGTGACGTGCGTGCCGATGCCGCCGCTCTTCTTGGACTGACCCTTACGGTTGATGATGCTGCCCGGAGTCGGGCGCTTGCCAGTGATTGCGCAAATTCGTGCCATGGTGTTTCTTGAGTTAAAGGGTCGTGAGTAAAGGACGGGGGTTTGGCTTAGCAAGGGAAATTTGGTTTTCTTGAAAAACGGGCCGTCATTTACGCAAAGCATGGATGGCCTGAAACTTCTGCCCCATGTGGGCCGGATGCAAGAGGTGCATCAGCATGCGCTTGCGCGGGCTCAGGCCCTTGGCCTCGGCCGCGGTCATGGCGGCGAGTGCTGCCGTGGCATGACGGGCGAAAAAGCTCTCCTGGGACTCAACCACGGGTTCGTTGAAGCTGTTTTGCGCGAGCCCGTCCTCAATCCAGTCCCAGCAAATGTGGCAGGTTAAATCCTGCTCGCCGGGACGGTTCAGCAGGTCGTCGCCCATTTTTTGGCGGAAGTAGGTGCGGGCTGTGCCCGTCGGCATCTCCTCGGCGAGTTCCCGCCAGGTGCGGCCATAGTCAAAGGCCAGAAACAGGCCGGTCCATGGCTGGCTCACGATGCGGTGCAGCAGGGGGATCGTGCGCAGCGGCAGATCGAGGTGATAGCCCTCGGTCGAGGTCTTGGGCAGGCGCGTCCGTTCAGCATCAAGCTCGGGGCAGAACCTCGGCAACTCCACCTCGGCGAGTTGTCCGTCACGCAGCGCCACCCCTAGCTCACGCCAGGCACCGTCGCGCCAGAGCACGCGGTGAAAGGGCTGGGCATCGAAGAGTTCGTTGGAAAAAAGCACGACGGGTCCGGTGGCGGCCAGGGGTTCACCGAGGCGGATGGTGCGGTAGGAGGCAAACGGATGGGGGATGTCGCGCAGCACGCCCCCGCCGGGTTCGGCGCCAATCTCGACGAAGTGGAAATCCGCCGGCTGCCCGGGGGCGAGGAGTTTGGTGGCGGCGGCGACCACGAGTTCGCCGAAGACCGGATTGAAGGAGGTCGCCGTGTAGAAATCCGCCTTGCGGTCGCGGCCCACGCGCCGGAAGTCGCGCGTGTAGTAGCCGGCGGTCGGATGATACATCGCCAGCTCCATGAAGCGCGCGAAGGGCACGCCGTGCTCCACGCCCGGCTCGGCGGCCATGATTTCCCGGAAATGCGCGGAGGAACCCATTTACAAAGGGAGCCATTTGCCCACACTGCGGGCCGATGTTCAAACGTTTCCTCGCGATTTCGACCGCGGTCCTCGCCGGCTTCCTGCTGGCGCAGTATGCCGCGCGGCAGCAAGGCGCGCCCAGCTGGTGGCCGGACCGGGACCGTGACCGCCAGGTGCGCTACTTCAAGGAGGTCCTGCAGCTGGTGAAGGAGAACTACGTGGGTGATGCACCCGCGGACTACGCCTCGCTTACCCGGGCGGCGTTGGACGGCATGGTCGGGAGCCTTGATCCGCATTCCGAGTTTCTCGCCGCCGATGCCTTTCGTGAAACCGAGGATGAGCTGGCCAATGCCTTCACCGGGGTCGGCATCCAGGTCGAGCAACGCGACGGCCACATCGTGATCGTTGCGCCGATTCCCGGCACCCCGGCCGACCGCGCCGGTCTCCAGCGCGGCGACCGGCTGGTGAAGATTGACGGCAAGGCCCTCGTCAACCCGACCCTCGACAGCACCATCAGCCTCGTGCGCGGCGAACCGGGTTCGCTCGTCACGCTGACCGTGTTCCGGCCCGCGCAAAACCGCTCCATCGACTACCCCGTGCGGCGCGAGCGCATCAAGCTGGAGAGCGTGCGCCTGACCGGCATGCGCGCCGGCGGGGTCGGTTACCTGCAAATCACCCAGTTCAGCGAACGCACCGGCGAGGAATTCGGCAAGGCGCTGGCCGAGCTCGAAGCGCAGGGCCTGCGCGCGCTCGTCATCGACCTGCGCAACAATCCCGGCGGTCTGCTCGACGCGGCCATCGATGTGTGCAGCGAGTTTTTCGACAAGGACGAACTGATCGCCTTCACGCAGGGCCGGTCACCGGACACCCGCGAGAGTTATTACTCCTCCAACGGGCACCGGAAACGCGACTATCCCGTGGCGATCCTGGTCAACGGCGGCAGTGCCAGCGCGGCGGAGATCGTTGCCGGCGCGATGCGCGACAGCAAACGCGCGGTGATTGTCGGCGAAAAATCATTCGGCAAGGGCTCCGTCCAGAGCGTGATCGAGCTGGACAACGGCGAGGGCCTGCGGCTCACGACCGCACGCTACTACACGCCCAGCGGCATAACCATCCACGAGCGCGGCATCCTGCCGCATGTCGAGGTGGAGGTCAGTCCCGAGGATGAGGCGCGCATCCGCGTGCAGCAGGCGCGGCCGGATCTGGCGGTTTCCACCGAGGATGATTTCAAGCCCATTGAGGACATCCAGCTGGCCGCCGCCGAGGAAGTCCTGGCGGGCGTGCTGGCTTCCGGAAAATGATCCTCGCGCTGGAGAGCTCCTGCGATGAGACGGCGGTTGCGGCCTTCGATCCGGCCGCCGGTTTTGCCGGTGAATGGGTGCACAGCCAGATTGCGTTGCACGAGACCTACGGTGGCGTCGTGCCGGACCTGGCCAGCCGCGAGCACCTCGCGCATTTCGGACCGATTTTGCAACGTGCGCTGGCCACGATCCGGCCGGAGCAGGTCACGCAAATTGCGGTGACCCGGGGGCCGGGGCTCGCGGCCTGCCTCGCGATGGGCCTGGCCGCAGCGAAGTCGCTGGCGCTCGTCTGGCGCGTGCCGGTGGTGGGCGTGAATCACCTCCGCGCGCACGCCTTTTCACCGTTCATCTCCCTGCACGCGGCCAATCCGGCAGCCTTCGACACGGAACTTGCCCGGCTCCTGCCGCACCTCGGCCTGCTGGTGTCAGGCGGCAACACGGCCCTGTTCAGCATCGATGAGGCGAGGCGCATCACGCTCCTGGCCTCGACGATGGACGATGCGGCCGGCGAGGCGCTCGACAAGGGGGCCAAACTGCTCGGACTCGGCTATCCCGGCGGCCCTCAGGTGGAGAAGCTGGCGGCGGCGGGCGATTCCGCCGCGTTCGCCTTTCCCAAGGCCGTGGCGCAGCGCTCCACGCTCGAGTTCAGTTTTTCCGGGCTCAAGACCAGCCTGCGTTACCAACTCGAAAAAATGCAGCCGGCCGGGGTGGAGATGCGCAAGGCCGACCTCTGCGCCAGTTACCAGGCGGCGGTGTTTGATGCGCTGGTGCGCAAAAGCCGGCTGGCGTTGGAGCGGGGGGCTTACCGCAGCTTCGGCCTGTCGGGCGGCGTGGCCAACAACCGCATCCTCCAGGCTTTGCTCGAGAACGTCGCGCGGAGCCAAAATCTGCCATTCTGGCGGGCGCAGCCGAAGCACACCGGGGACAACGCCGGCATGATCGCGTTTGCCGCCAGCGTGGAGCGAGAAGCCGGTGGTGTGAGTCAGGCGGGGCTGGGCTTGGAAATTGCCCCGAGTCTGCCTTTGACCGCATCCTGAAGTCCCGCTTGCTGGTCCGCCGCCGGATTGCTTTGCTGACGGGGTGTTGACGCGTTGCCTGCTCCTCGCACTCCTGCTTTGCGGTTCGATCGCGGCCCAGGAAACC
This DNA window, taken from Oleiharenicola lentus, encodes the following:
- the gap gene encoding type I glyceraldehyde-3-phosphate dehydrogenase, giving the protein MAVKVAINGFGRIGRLVFRALVEQGLLGTKLDVVAVGDIVPADNLAYLLKYDSTQGRFQGTVSSKKSAADKAEDDVLVVNGKDILVVSAKSPAELPWAKLGVDLVIESTGLFTEAEKAKGHITAGAKKVIISAPAKGEDITVVLGVNDDKLDLSKHTIISNASCTTNCLAPVVKVLLQEGFGIEEGLMTTIHSYTATQKTVDGPSKKDWKGGRSAAINIIPSTTGAAKATALVCPEVKGKLTGMSFRVPTPTVSVVDLTVRTTKETSYKEICEAMKKASETYLKGILAYTSDEVASSDFIHDKHSSIFDAGSGIELNSKFFKLVSWYDNEWGYSNRVVELTQKIAAKL
- the pgk gene encoding phosphoglycerate kinase — protein: MAKFKSIRDLSLAGKRVFIRVDFNVPQDKASGAITNNARIVAALPTIKYALEQGAAVVLASHLGRPDGKKIAKFSLKPVADELAKLLGQPVKFLDDCVGPAVEAACAAGALKAGDVVLLENLRFHIEEEGKVKEKQADGSEKSIKADPKNVEAFRASLSKLADVYVNDAFGTAHRAHSSMVGVLLKDKAAGFLMEAELKAFAKVIETPARPLLAILGGAKIADKIPLINNLLEKSDEIIIGGGMSFTFKKVLENMEIGTSLFDPEGAKIAKELFDKAKAKGVKITLPVDFVTADRFPGSPADIAAVQTGVADDKSGIPAGWMGLDAGPKSRELFAQVIGRAKTIIWNGPPGVFEVEKFAEGTKAMAAAFAKATEAGAVTVVGGGDTATAAKKCKIVDKVTHCSTGGGASLELLEGKVLPGVAFLET
- the tpiA gene encoding triose-phosphate isomerase — translated: MIRRKLIAGNWKMNKTAADGVALIKDITAEIGRLGSVDIVVCPPFTALESAAKALEGQSVKLGAQNMHPEKSGAYTGEVSAEMLRSLFVSHVILGHSERRTYFAETDAFINKKVVASLANQLKPILCVGETLAEREAGQTLAVVQKQTEGGLAGVTAEQITNVVIAYEPVWAIGTGKVATTAQAQEVHAFIRDLLTKLYGAPLAQKIRILYGGSMKPSNAPELLAEKDIDGGLIGGASLEARSFIDLVKAADAAK
- a CDS encoding polyprenyl synthetase family protein — protein: MDFAAQFQAYRDRAEQGLDRLLPPGTTRPARLHEAMRYALLGGGKRLRPVLVLAASDLFGARHDALAAAVAIECIHTYSLVHDDLPCMDNDDLRRGRPTTHKQFDEATALLAGDSLLTFAFQLIGRHYAGQPGLAAALTREIAEAAGSERLVGGQMEDLLAEKKTNATAEELEFIHLNKTAAMIVVSLVAGGLCGGATDAQLDGLRTTGRHLGLAFQIVDDVLDATADTATLGKTAGKDAKAGKTTYVKLHGLDASRKFAREQTDAALAALRSLPGDQKFLAALIESMASRLN
- a CDS encoding FmdB family zinc ribbon protein; amino-acid sequence: MPTYEYVCTKCGHELEAFQSMKDAPLAKCPACQKASLKRKIGGGAGLIFKGTGFYITDYKKPGAKNEAAAEKAAASKTSDSKPAATAAAK
- the murJ gene encoding murein biosynthesis integral membrane protein MurJ; translated protein: MSKNLKNISTVAGATVVSRVLGLVREIAITAVFGTGALASAYTSAFTLPNLFRRLLGEGALTAAFVPTLAHELEHRQRPAAFALVNKVISWLLLVTCGVVALAMLSLFGISAGLQTSGGVQSVSDTVQRWVLGADLAVILFPYMIVVCLAAAFSAACQVLGRFTEPAWSPVWLNLAILASLGLGGWWAWGDRERMHLLCAGVLTGGFLQMAVPAWVLWQEGWRPAFDLRSDDRVREIARLMGPTVIGSAVYLVNMAVSRFLGLSLNESAAMVLNLATRVMELPIGIFTAAIATVVFPLIARHAAKSDWVQLGADYHKGLRLVLVINVPAGVGLALLSEPVTRLLFERGAFTAGDTRIMTPILAACALGLPFLSFTTVALRGFYALKDTVTPVRAAMLSFVVNVVGSILLMRWFSTMGLALAGNLAVLAQGWYLQRKLAQRLPALGFAPVLPSLGKILLASLLMGVAVWGGAWALGRVTLPARLHDVLVVSALIPLAVAVYAGLLWLLKIEGREELAGLLRRVRDRKT
- a CDS encoding GNAT family N-acetyltransferase — translated: MSPVSITLNSAARRYEAVVDGHLSVCEFEDGEGRRIFTHTLVPPELRGRGIAEQLVRRALADARAAGRKVVPACSYVAHFIARHREYQDLLVE
- a CDS encoding AAA family ATPase, whose protein sequence is MTTHPYLQHGLTILHARLKTPHARFAALTGTEPRPFITLSRETCAGATTLGKHLIPLLDAHLGQEGRSWMFLDKDLLHHALNHHNLPERLADYLPEDRLPEIKGLIGEIVGLHPPLWELEHRVAEAIHRFAELGHVIISGRAAHLITRDLPAGLHLRLVAPRESRIRRAQEIRQSDRAAAEAFITENDQARERHVRTNFEQDINDPHAYDLVINTDRVPPATAARLVLDALQERVAALTPAV
- the rpmB gene encoding 50S ribosomal protein L28, translated to MARICAITGKRPTPGSIINRKGQSKKSGGIGTHVTSKTPRKFRPNLQWIKVKLPNGGTKRMWVSVKAIKAGLVQKA
- a CDS encoding SAM-dependent methyltransferase, with amino-acid sequence MGSSAHFREIMAAEPGVEHGVPFARFMELAMYHPTAGYYTRDFRRVGRDRKADFYTATSFNPVFGELVVAAATKLLAPGQPADFHFVEIGAEPGGGVLRDIPHPFASYRTIRLGEPLAATGPVVLFSNELFDAQPFHRVLWRDGAWRELGVALRDGQLAEVELPRFCPELDAERTRLPKTSTEGYHLDLPLRTIPLLHRIVSQPWTGLFLAFDYGRTWRELAEEMPTGTARTYFRQKMGDDLLNRPGEQDLTCHICWDWIEDGLAQNSFNEPVVESQESFFARHATAALAAMTAAEAKGLSPRKRMLMHLLHPAHMGQKFQAIHALRK